The region ACCATCCCGCCATTCTTTTTCTCCTGAGTAGCGACCTATTTTTAAAATAAATTCCCCAGTTGGAATATATTCGGAAGTACCATAAGTAGTTGTTGCGGGTACTCTTTTGGAAGCTTCCCTTAAATCAAAATCAATGTAAATGGTATCAATTAAAATACAGGTGTTTTGATGTTCTTCTCCCAATGTATGGCCTCTGTATCGAAGTAATTTGATTAGTGCATCCATAAAACATAAGGCTCTCTGTTTGTGTTTTTCGCCTACTCTGATAGGATATCGTAACTTTTTATATTTTCCATAAAAAGCATCACCTTTACTTTCTTTCCAATACTCTTGGGTTTGAATAGTTATAATATCGGGTTTTGTGATTTTATCGGAAACAATTAAAGGAGCATTAGGATCATTCTCAATTTCTTTGGTTCTAATGGTTAATGGAGTTTGGTCTATAGTAACACTATTCCCTTCTTCCCTTAGTGTTAAGACGATTTTACCCACACCTCCGGAGATGGGATTAAATTTAGGGATATTAACTTTTTTATTGAATTTTAATTTCATCCAATATCCTCCATCTGGCATTGGTATTTCAAATTGCTTACAGATTTTTTTTATCCCGTCATTTGAAAGTGCAAACTGTTGTGTCAATTTAGAAACGGGCATTGACCATACCATATCATATAATTCCTTTCTTGTCAGTTCTGTAGTTTTCATGTTTTTAATATTTTACATTAAAATTTAAAAAACAAATTTACATAATTATGAAAAGTCATAATGGAAAAATTTTTATTTCAATATTGTACATTTTATTGTAATTTATAAAATTTGATTACTTTTGTAACTTGAAATTATTCCTTAAAAGAATACATTTAAATCAAAACTCAAGAAATCATGGAAGCAACTACAGGATTGGTAATAAAAGGATTGCGCGAAAGATATGGATATACACAGGAAAAATTAGCTGGTTTTCTGGATGTAAAAAGAGAAATGATCAGTTTCTATGAAAATAATGAAAGAGAGGTTTCTTTAGAAGTTTTAGAAAAACTATCGGATTTGTTTGGTGTGGAATTAGCAGTTTTTTTTAGTGAAACAGTAGAAGAAGCCATGGCAGAAGTTGTTTTTGCATTTAGAAAAGATTCTGTCAATGAAAGTGATATGGAAAAACTTTCTGATTTTGGTAAAATTGTAAAAAATTATATTAAGATAAATCGTTTGTATCATGGCATTTAACGAGAAAATATTAGAAGCCAAGGCAAATAAATTCCGAAGAGAATTAGGATTAGGTACCGAGACCTCAATAGATTTAGAAAAACTATTATTGACTTTAGGTGTTCTGACGGTATATATGCCTTTGGAAAGTGAATTTTCTGGGATGGCACTTAAAACTAATGAAAATTTATTCATGCTGATTAATTCTGCTTTACCTGTAGGAAGACAAAATTTCACTATAGGCCACGAATTGTACCACCTTTTTATACAAGAGAACTTTAATTTTCAAATGTGCAATGCCGGTCAATTTGATAAAAAAGACAGAGAAGAATATAACGCTGATATTTTTAGCTCTTATTTTTTAATGCCAGAGGCAGCATTAATCAAACAGATACCTGAAAAGGAATTAGGATGGGGAGAAACTCTTTCTTTGGCCACCATTATAAAAATGGAGCAGTATTTTGGAGTTTCAAGAGCCGCCCTTTTGGTTCGATTAAGCAAAGCGAAGTATATCCATTATGATGATTACAAACCTTATTTAAAAGGTGTTATTAAAAGCGCTGTTGAGCATGGATATGCTGCTGCTCTCTATCAAAGAAATGATGAAGAGAAAGTCGTTGGGGATTATGGAATTAAAGTTAAAGCATTATTTGATGTGGGTAAAATTTCTGAAAGTCATTATCATTCTTTGATGATGGATATAGGTTTAGATATGGATGACCCAAAATTTAATGATGATGGGAAAGAA is a window of Flavobacterium acetivorans DNA encoding:
- a CDS encoding helix-turn-helix domain-containing protein translates to MEATTGLVIKGLRERYGYTQEKLAGFLDVKREMISFYENNEREVSLEVLEKLSDLFGVELAVFFSETVEEAMAEVVFAFRKDSVNESDMEKLSDFGKIVKNYIKINRLYHGI
- a CDS encoding ImmA/IrrE family metallo-endopeptidase; amino-acid sequence: MAFNEKILEAKANKFRRELGLGTETSIDLEKLLLTLGVLTVYMPLESEFSGMALKTNENLFMLINSALPVGRQNFTIGHELYHLFIQENFNFQMCNAGQFDKKDREEYNADIFSSYFLMPEAALIKQIPEKELGWGETLSLATIIKMEQYFGVSRAALLVRLSKAKYIHYDDYKPYLKGVIKSAVEHGYAAALYQRNDEEKVVGDYGIKVKALFDVGKISESHYHSLMMDIGLDMDDPKFNDDGKEN